From one Dysidea avara chromosome 9, odDysAvar1.4, whole genome shotgun sequence genomic stretch:
- the LOC136265697 gene encoding uncharacterized protein isoform X3, producing MKYSNGHSKWLLLLLTFSLLNQVAVSVWSRQVIAVLGNDQEIQKAANFLLNRNKGNSQAVKLDTDIVQLDPLKQTFQRVKWDTETEKFVSDKLRDKLPTNWKDAQIQIVGHGDIYSEKIGNLLPGGLAKKKNQLTHNSDVGKISIVACSGSGSPTDTAPPYLEAFLKQLDHPSTPVSIRSALVSVDSQGHILTGELVLDKNGNLNGIKWSRNDPSKKWIGKYDGNKVEITQKLATDEAELESYYYGVLPESAPIYVKTKGNSNAYGLNDQESFSWVDKIAKDTYKNINGRGGTLAEHQVHILPNKSPMVLQVREIGGIDDLLKELRYHGENGPGTNANAKEYYRFGDWVLGMRLDTFYVDVEGIIVTSTDSDGKKEQVNEYKTEWKKVPAPYGEMRKGIDEAKFIEEVRHWMNGEHGKIGLNMESAFHAQCGMAMFMAESIRCFHNHFTNMMSLQLIEKGYMNVDLLFNTHPMARGGTWQVEYSEGENKGRKKTGLSLLEDDNAAYSNLNDKNIFESISQRISRISKTWLSHSDTQHLSGSWDPPPKTTVKEYSSAPSNLLQSVESIGKASSLNEKYNYLRQYDLSQTGPLLSTAVTEPGIEAIDNQIEEFSATEDIASPVQASLALANDQAYISELITEEVESREEQTGKEYEIQPDSIVAGDTENSIKFKVRDKSNPRVEEEITVEVDEEKMSSKNLLEELKQKGNGVKEEPLGGSLQERASRINRGLAIYGVARGLLGSIGALEDGNVEQGAIGLAQSLHGIGELTGVNKAIYRQSGKILGNLLRNDVESVDTAVSTISGESAERLLVTSEGEVLSTVGRVGELMEDIPIIGTAFGIYNIYEDFQQHTVIGYIDGGLDIAITGLGFLGPETEPVILALTVVRMTIDTFYADISKELNNLPSDASVGQKIGAVFKGIVNAGVDLWKEFTLGGQIFGAIDSSHKLDRQHQKDEEYLIMLSNYQNYFTVVKENGSSATEINFAGGLNSLYGGDITFHLGESGTSTLSLETVNSQGDLTTETQKINTANVEDIVMGIGESEKVSFKTEKVKFLWFIPVHSQRVISGTTRLRESLHGTYYGNSRNNKFIAVQELPPNADLGFTLTEYYYRLCGGAGDDSFYLGPQHSYVEGNDGADAYFINKVAVHTEINNYATDDITDHMIFQINYNQITAQRHGLDLQMYSMDGDTCTHDIKICNWFLSVSYQHLVFKTKDGVLFKISATNMGEVELIPYGLSGVMAINATVYDTREHEYSQVVSVVGSRFDDIIYGNDMSQNFDGGEGQDKLEGGNGRDTYTVSMNEGVDIINNYATDGMIDTLILGCNVDDIDIKMQSSDLKLTKRGSTLTGATITNWFRDEKHRHMIFVSEDGVVFNVSSSHSPSLQPIFVDMSLRAPIRPPGQTQSAAIITEVNLCGRNLDYKIYLDRQIDLSLDPLLSNVVTVFGSNDNDYISGNHKGNYISAGKGRDYLEGGDGQDVYVIKEGDGFVIINNYADDNMVDTILFGANCVDIKVKLQCGTLVLAAHETNPIKMIKILIVNWFHPLYQHLLVRSIDGIVFELPRSVAGHQSTIAKTIDFSKVTSDNHIRLTGKWSHVERVIGSNGGRDTIIGNALNNYLNPGEENCYLQGNDGGDTYVIDSSYGKHNVIYNHAEDDSPDTLRFPVPYFSISAFIQGRDIQLTSNTTNGCVNVKLKDYYTDNKTRHLTVLTDDGISFVIPPSTNYKPVPLLINRATTTTGQHINLTAIPDYAEVRTVQGSSNHQNCIIGNSQHNTIVGGSAPDGLYGLDGDDILKGGGGDDMLFGGPGADTLAGGSGDDQLNGEEGDDVISPGIGSNHVNGGPGSDTVIYGGTLNGIDLNLASGTCMHDGNDKDNLTSIENAYGTVHNDILLGDENDNILVGQGGVDHLVPGSGYDILNGGNGNDTYNLTAANGTVTIQNYADDEALDKIIMTYTNTSNLVIERSIDDLVIEVINVKYPVFIDGSKPSVVIKGWYVGSLYRHAYIEAEDGTIQFGTLEQLAKDVTS from the coding sequence ATGAAATACTCAAATGGTCACAGCAAGTGGTTGCTACTACTGCTAACTTTTTCATTACTAAATCAAGTGGCTGTCTCAGTATGGAGTCGACAAGTTATTGCTGTACTGGGAAATGATCAAGAAATTCAAAAAGCTGCAAATTTTCTTTTAAACAGGAACAAAGGAAATTCACAGGCTGTGAAGTTGGACACTGACATTGTTCAACTGGATCCCTTAAAACAAACATTTCAGCGTGTGAAATGGGACACTGAAACAGAAAAGTTTGTATCTGATAAGTTACGTGATAAACTTCCAACAAATTGGAAAGATGCACAGATTCAAATTGTTGGGCATGGTGATATATATTCAGAAAAGATAGGAAATTTGCTTCCTGGGggtttagcaaaaaaaaaaaatcaattaaCACACAACAGTGATGTTGGAAAAATTAGTATTGTAGCTTGTTCAGGTAGTGGCAGTCCAACTGATACAGCTCCACCATATCTAGAAGCTTTCCTGAAACAACTAGATCACCCTAGCACACCAGTTAGTATTCGGTCCGCTCTCGTAAGCGTTGACTCACAAGGACATATACTGACTGGAGAGCTTGTTTTAGATAAAAATGGCAATCTTAATGGAATTAAATGGTCGCGCAATGATCCGTCTAAGAAATGGATAGGAAAATATGATGGAAATAAAGTTGAAATTACACAAAAGTTAGCAACAGATGAAGCTGAACTTGAATCATACTACTATGGAGTACTACCAGAAAGTGCACCCATATATGTTAAAACAAAGGGTAATTCTAATGCATATGGACTAAATGATCAGGAAAGTTTCTCATGGGTTGACAAAATAGCAAAAGACACATACAAGAATATTAATGGAAGAGGGGGTACTTTAGCAGAACACCAAGTACATATTCTACCAAATAAATCACCGATGGTCTTGCAAGTAAGAGAGATCGGTGGGATTGATGATCTCTTGAAAGAATTACGTTATCATGGTGAAAATGGACCAGGAACTAATGCAAATGCAAAAGAGTATTATCGTTTTGGAGACTGGGTACTGGGAATGAGACTAGATACATTCTATGTTGATGTTGAGGGAATCATAGTGACCAGCACAGACAGTGATGGAAAGAAAGAGCAAGTTAATGAGTACAAGACAGAATGGAAGAAAGTTCCTGCACCTTACGGTGAAATGAGAAAAGGTATTGACGAAGCAAAATTCATAGAAGAAGTCCGTCACTGGATGAATGGAGAGCATGGAAAAATTGGACTAAACATGGAAAGTGCTTTTCATGCACAATGTGGGATGGCAATGTTTATGGCTGAATCAATTCGATGTTTTCACAATCACTTTACAAATATGATGAGCCTTCAGTTAATTGAAAAAGGATACATGAATGTTGACTTGTTATTTAACACCCACCCAATGGCCCGTGGAGGTACATGGCAAGTTGAATACAGTGAAGGTGAAAACAAAGGTAGAAAGAAAACAGGCTTGAGTTTGCTGGAAGATGATAATGCAGCATACAGCAATCTTAATGACAAGAACATATTTGAAAgcatatcacagagaatttcacGCATTAGCAAGACATGGTTATCTCATTCTGACACTCAACATCTCAGTGGATCATGGGATCCACCTCCAAAAACAACTGTGAAGGAATACAGTAGTGCTCCTTCAAATCTATTGCAATCAGTTGAAAGCATTGGGAAAGCATCTTCACTCAATGAAAAATATAATTATCTCAGACAATATGATTTGTCTCAGACAGGACCTCTTCTTTCGACTGCAGTGACAGAACCAGGAATAGAAGCAATTGACAATCAGATTGAGGAATTCTCTGCCACTGAAGACATTGCTTCTCCTGTACAAGCATCACTAGCATTAGCAAATGATCAAGCTTATATTAGTGAATTGATCACTGAAGAAGTTGAGTCAAGGGAAGAACAAACGGGTAAAGAATATGAGATACAACCAGATTCTATTGTAGCTGGAGACACAGAAAACTCAATAAAATTTAAGGTACGTGATAAATCAAATCCAAGGGTGGAAGAAGAAATAACAGTAGAAGTAGATGAGGAAAAGATGTCTTCTAAAAATCTGCTTGAAGAGCTTAAACAAAAAGGTAATGGAGTTAAGGAAGAGCCATTGGGTGGCAGTCTTCAAGAAAGGGCTTCAAGGATCAATCGTGGACTAGCAATATATGGAGTAGCAAGGGGACTGTTGGGTTCAATTGGAGCACTGGAGGATGGCAATGTTGAACAGGGAGCTATTGGCTTAGCACAGAGTCTCCATGGGATCGGGGAACTTACTGGAGTAAACAAAGCAATATATAGACAATCAGGAAAAATTCTAGGTAATCTTCTACGAAATGATGTTGAGAGTGTTGATACAGCTGTTTCAACTATCAGTGGAGAGAGTGCTGAGCGGTTGTTAGTTACGTCTGAGGGAGAAGTACTTTCAACAGTTGGAAGAGTTGGTGAGTTAATGGAGGACATTCCTATAATTGGAACTGCTTTTGGCATCTACAATATTTATGAAGATTTTCAACAACACACAGTGATTGGGTACATTGACGGAGGTCTAGATATTGCAATAACAGGTTTGGGATTTTTGGGACCAGAAACAGAACCAGTTATTTTAGCATTGACTGTTGTTCGCATGACAATTGATACATTCTATGCTGACATTAGTAAAGAGTTAAATAATCTACCTTCAGATGCTTCAGTTGGTCAGAAGATTGGGGCAGTCTTCAAAGGTATTGTAAATGCTGGTGTAGATCTTTGGAAGGAATTTACATTGGGTGGACAGATATTTGGTGCAATAGACAGCTCACACAAACTTGATCGCCAGCATCAAAAAGATGAGGAGTATCTTATAATGTTATCAAATTATCAAAACTATTTTACAGTGGTAAAGGAGAATGGTTCAAGTGCTACAGAAATAAATTTTGCTGGTGGCTTGAATTCTTTGTATGGAGGTGACATCACTTTCCATTTAGGAGAGTCTGGCACATCTACATTGTCTTTAGAGACTGTTAATTCACAAGGTGACTTGACAACTGAAACACAAAAAATTAACACAGCTAACGTGGAAGATATAGTAATGGGAATTGGGGAGTCAGAGAAAGTTAGCTTTAAGACAGAAAAAGTAAAATTTCTTTGGTTTATTCCAGTACATTCACAAAGGGTTATATCTGGAACGACACGATTACGAGAAAGTTTGCATGGAACCTACTATGGTAATTCTCGAAATAATAAGTTCATCGCTGTTCAAGAACTTCCCCCAAATGCTGACTTGGGATTCACCTTAACAGAATACTACTACAGATTGTGTGGTGGAGCAGGTGATGATAGCTTTTATCTTGGTCCTCAGCATTCCTATGTTGAGGGAAATGACGGTGCTGATGCTTATTTCATAAATAAAGTTGCAGTACACACAGAGATCAACAATTATGCTACTGATGATATAACAGATCATATGATATTTCAAAtcaactacaatcaaatcactGCACAAAGACATGGACTAGATCTGCAGATGTACAGTATGGATGGTGACacttgtacacatgatattaaAATTTGTAACTGGTTTCTTAGTGTGTCTTACCAACATTTAGTGTTTAAGACTAAAGATGGTGTGTTGTTTAAGATATCAGCCACTAACATGGGAGAAGTTGAACTTATACCATATGGTCTAAGTGGTGTTATGGCTATTAATGCTACGGTATATGACACAAGAGAACATGAATATTCACAAGTTGTTTCAGTTGTTGGCAGTCGGTTTGATGATATCATTTATGGAAATGACATGAGTCAAAATTTTGATGGTGGTGAAGGACAAGACAAATTGGAAGGAGGAAATGGAAGAGACACTTATACTGTTAGTATGAATGAAGGTGTTGATATAATCAATAACTATGCAACTGATGGAATGATAGACACCTTAATACTGGGGTGTAACGTTGATGACATTGATATCAAAATGCAAAGCTCTGATCTTAAGTTGACAAAAAGAGGAAGCACCCTTACTGGAGCAACAATCACCAACTGGTTCAGGGATGAGAAGCATCGTCACATGATTTTTGTATCAGAAGATGGAGTAGTATTTAATGTGTCATCATCACATTCCCCATCACTGCAACCTATATTTGTTGACATGTCATTAAGAGCACCAATAAGACCACCAGGACAAACTCAATCTGCAGCCATCATTACAGAAGTAAACCTTTGTGGTAGGAACCTTGACTACAAGATTTACCTTGATCGTCAAATTGATCTTAGCCTTGATCCACTACTGAGTAATGTGGTAACAGTATTTGGATCAAATGACAATGATTACATATCAGGCAACCATAAAGGTAACTACATTTCTGCTGGTAAAGGAAGAGATTATTTGGAAGGTGGAGATGGTCAAGATGTTTATGTAATCAAAGAGGGAGATGGATTTGTCATCATCAATAATTATGCTGATGATAATATGGTAGATACAATTTTGTTTGGTGCTAATTGTGTTGATATAAAAGTTAAGCTCCAATGCGGTACTCTAGTACTTGCAGCTCATGAAACAAACCCAATAAAAATGATTAAAATATTAATAGTAAATTGGTTTCATCCACTTTATCAACATTTGTTAGTACGTTCAATTGATGGAATAGTTTTTGAACTACCAAGGAGTGTAGCTGGTCACCAATCCACTATAGCAAAAACAATAGACTTCTCAAAGGTAACATCAGATAATCACATCCGTCTAACTGGAAAGTGGTCACATGTTGAACGTGTAATAGGGTCAAATGGTGGAAGAGATACTATCATTGGAAATGCATTAAACAACTACTTGAACCCTGGAGAAGAAAATtgctatctacaaggaaacgaTGGTGGTGACACTTATGTCATTGACTCTTCTTATGGCAAACATAATGTTATTTACAATCATGCTGAAGATGACTCTCCAGACACCCTGAGATTTCCAGTTCCATATTTCAGTATCAGTGCATTTATTCAAGGTAGAGATATTCAATTAACTTCAAATACAACAAATGGGTGTGTGAATGTGAAGCTTAAAGATTATTATACTGATAATAAAACTCGTCATTTAACTGTTCTGACAGATGATGGTATTTCATTTGTCATACCACCATCCACTAATTATAAACCAGTTCCATTATTGATTAACAGAGCTACAACAACAACTGGACAACACATAAACCTTACTGCAATCCCTGACTATGCTGAAGTACGAACAGTGCAAGGCTCAAGTAATCACCAGAACTGTATCATAGGGAATtcccaacacaacacaatagttGGAGGAAGTGCACCAGATGGACTATATGGATTAGATGGAGATGATATACTTAAAGGAGGAGGAGGAGACGACATGTTATTTGGTGGGCCAGGTGCTGACACCCTTGCAGGAGGTAGTGGTGATGATCAGCTCAATGGTGAAGAAGGGGATGATGTAATTTCCCCTGGTATTGGTAGTAACCATGTTAACGGTGGTCCAGGAAGTGACACTGTTATATATGGTGGTACATTAAATGGAATTGATTTGAATTTAGCAAGTGGTACTTGTATGCATGATGGAAATGATAAGGACAATTTGACTAGCATTGAGAATGCTTATGGTACTGTCCATAATGACATCCTATTGGGTGATGAGAATGATAACATACTAGTTGGTCAAGGGGGAGTGGATCACCTTGTTCCTGGTAGtggatatgacattttgaatggTGGAAATGGCAACGACACATACAACCTCACTGCAGCAAATGGCACAGTGACAATTCAAAATTATGCAGATGATGAAGCTCTGGATAAAATTATAATGACATATACAAACACATCAAATCTGGTCATTGAAAGGAGCATTGATGACCTTGTTATTGAAGTTATTAATGTTAAATATCCAGTTTTTATTGATGGAAGTAAACCAAGTGTTGTTATTAAGGGCTGGTATGTAGGAAGTCTCTACCGTCATGCCTACATAGAGGCTGAAGATGGAACAATTCAATTTGGCACTCTGGAACAGCTTGCCAAGGATGTTACTTCCTAA